A genomic region of Streptococcus suis contains the following coding sequences:
- a CDS encoding ABC-three component system protein has protein sequence MQEFNFSSYLKLLLPGMTTLKQGPLGITLLEPLSNLNGITTSIDDRKITRLVQRKIEVDSAFIQASNDYNIIQATLKNFEKNICSDLRIHNKQDIFDNILKCINSDSEASPKKYDELARYLENGQEVEFLTYSFLYALNKTNKMTDSAPRIEDIELLQQVRNKCPLCQKPLTRQKKDTTIRAYKIVEIFSSNLDKDTADKFKNFMPPPAKLDSYDNKIPLCIQDANEYENYADIDEYEKLLSIKQEIQKLTEIQEVMNHGNLETQITEVIDALNDYTGSSSSTTLNMTALKLNQKILPEHSVLRGTVQYHVLTYFSYIKDLFAENSNFIMIQCDIKKVFTQLANTNLSQPEIVENLANWLLNQSKLSNGHLDACKIIVSYFIQNCEVFNEITE, from the coding sequence TTGCAAGAATTTAATTTTTCCTCATATTTAAAACTTCTGTTACCTGGGATGACAACTTTAAAGCAGGGGCCGCTCGGTATAACACTACTTGAGCCGTTATCTAATTTAAACGGTATTACAACATCAATAGATGATCGAAAAATTACTCGCCTCGTACAAAGAAAAATTGAAGTTGATAGTGCTTTTATCCAAGCTTCAAACGATTACAACATTATCCAAGCAACGCTAAAAAATTTTGAAAAGAATATCTGTTCTGACTTACGCATACATAATAAGCAAGATATTTTCGACAACATATTAAAGTGCATCAACAGTGATTCAGAAGCATCTCCGAAAAAGTATGATGAACTAGCAAGATACTTAGAAAATGGGCAAGAAGTTGAGTTTTTAACTTATTCTTTTCTATATGCCCTTAACAAGACGAATAAGATGACTGATTCTGCACCTAGAATTGAGGATATTGAGCTTTTACAACAGGTTCGTAATAAATGTCCTCTCTGTCAGAAACCATTAACACGTCAAAAAAAAGACACTACAATCCGAGCATACAAAATAGTAGAGATATTCTCTTCCAATCTTGACAAGGATACTGCAGATAAATTTAAGAATTTCATGCCCCCGCCAGCTAAATTAGATTCATACGATAATAAAATCCCTTTATGTATTCAAGACGCTAACGAGTATGAAAACTATGCTGATATTGACGAATATGAAAAGTTACTGTCCATTAAACAAGAAATTCAGAAGTTAACTGAGATTCAAGAAGTTATGAATCACGGAAATCTTGAAACACAAATCACCGAAGTCATAGATGCACTAAACGATTATACTGGAAGCTCAAGCTCAACAACCCTGAATATGACCGCCCTTAAACTCAATCAGAAAATCTTACCTGAGCACAGTGTTTTAAGGGGAACAGTTCAATATCACGTACTTACTTATTTCTCATACATAAAAGACTTGTTTGCTGAAAATAGTAATTTCATAATGATTCAATGTGATATAAAAAAAGTTTTTACTCAATTAGCTAATACCAATCTCTCACAACCAGAGATCGTAGAAAATCTTGCCAATTGGCTCTTAAATCAATCAAAACTGAGCAATGGACATTTAGACGCATGTAAAATTATCGTATCTTACTTTATCCAAAATTGTGAGGTGTTCAATGAAATTACCGAATAA
- a CDS encoding DNA polymerase, with protein sequence MPIKELSIDIETYCEIDLRKSGVYRYAEDDSFELLLIAVSVDNGPVTVYDLTKENFPQDILEALVNDSVIKWAFNASFERICLSNWLKKYHPEFLSDGFLSPNSWRCSMIWSAYLGLPLSLEGVGTVLKLKDKKMREGADLIRYFCVPCKPTKVNGGRIRNFPHHAPNKWSTFINYNRRDVEVELAIKERVKNFPVPSFVWNEYHQDQIINDRGIGIDIDFVKAAIKIDGESKAKIQEELKALTGLENPNSVLQMIGWLRDHGVTTDSLDKKTVKELLKTVDETTAQVLKLRQQAAKSSVSKYQAMMNCVCKDGRARGMFQFYGANRTGRWAGRLVQLQNLPQNHLPDLGEARKLFKTGDLEATELIYDTQDTLSQLIRTAFIPSKGKKFIVCDFSAIEARVLSHLAGERWRSKVFEQGKDIYCMSASQMFGVPVEKHGQNSKLRQKGKIAELACGYGGSVGALKAMGAIDMGLSEEELQPLVSSWRQANPNIVLFWWDVDRAVKTAVKKLNPTSTHGIQFEVKSGILFITLPSGHQLAYVKPKIGENQFGGESVTYEGTGTAKRWERLESYGPKFVENIVQAISRDILTYSLMQLKEFEIVGHVHDEVIIECPMEQKLDEIASLMGIAPDWMSDINLRADGYECLFYQKD encoded by the coding sequence ATGCCGATTAAAGAACTCAGCATTGACATCGAAACCTATTGTGAAATTGACTTACGAAAATCTGGTGTATATCGCTATGCGGAAGATGACAGTTTTGAACTCCTTTTAATTGCGGTTTCTGTCGATAATGGACCAGTGACTGTATATGACTTAACGAAAGAGAATTTTCCACAAGATATCCTTGAGGCCTTGGTGAATGATAGTGTCATTAAATGGGCATTCAACGCTTCATTTGAGCGAATTTGCCTATCCAACTGGCTCAAGAAATATCATCCTGAATTCTTATCAGATGGATTTCTCTCGCCCAATTCATGGCGGTGTAGCATGATTTGGTCCGCATATTTAGGACTCCCACTTTCATTAGAAGGGGTTGGAACAGTTCTCAAACTCAAAGACAAAAAGATGAGAGAGGGGGCTGACCTCATTCGCTACTTCTGCGTGCCTTGTAAGCCAACAAAAGTCAATGGGGGACGAATTCGTAACTTTCCTCATCACGCACCTAACAAGTGGTCTACATTTATCAATTACAACAGACGTGATGTTGAGGTCGAATTGGCCATTAAGGAACGGGTGAAAAACTTCCCAGTACCTAGCTTCGTTTGGAATGAGTACCACCAGGATCAGATTATCAATGACCGTGGTATTGGCATAGATATTGATTTTGTCAAAGCTGCTATCAAAATAGACGGAGAGAGCAAAGCTAAAATCCAAGAAGAACTAAAAGCCTTAACAGGTCTTGAAAATCCTAACTCAGTCCTGCAGATGATTGGCTGGTTACGTGATCACGGAGTAACTACAGATTCACTCGACAAAAAAACTGTGAAAGAACTTCTCAAAACGGTTGATGAAACAACTGCTCAAGTTCTCAAACTTCGTCAGCAAGCTGCCAAATCAAGTGTCTCCAAATACCAGGCCATGATGAACTGTGTTTGTAAAGACGGTCGAGCAAGAGGAATGTTTCAATTCTATGGAGCTAACCGTACAGGGCGTTGGGCTGGACGCTTAGTGCAACTTCAGAACTTACCACAGAACCATCTTCCTGACCTTGGGGAAGCTAGAAAACTTTTCAAAACCGGTGACTTAGAAGCTACTGAGCTAATCTACGACACACAAGATACCTTATCTCAACTTATCCGAACAGCCTTTATCCCTAGTAAAGGAAAGAAATTCATTGTTTGCGACTTTTCAGCAATCGAAGCTCGTGTACTCTCCCACTTAGCTGGAGAGAGATGGCGCAGTAAAGTATTTGAACAAGGGAAAGACATCTACTGTATGTCCGCTTCTCAGATGTTTGGAGTACCAGTTGAAAAGCATGGACAAAATTCCAAACTCAGACAAAAAGGGAAAATTGCGGAGCTTGCATGTGGCTATGGTGGTTCAGTCGGGGCACTCAAAGCCATGGGTGCCATTGACATGGGACTATCTGAGGAAGAACTCCAACCACTTGTAAGTTCATGGCGGCAAGCCAATCCGAATATCGTTCTCTTCTGGTGGGATGTAGACAGGGCGGTTAAAACTGCTGTTAAAAAGCTAAATCCAACATCAACTCACGGTATTCAATTTGAAGTTAAAAGTGGCATTTTATTCATCACCCTACCATCTGGTCATCAACTCGCCTACGTCAAACCTAAAATTGGTGAGAACCAATTCGGAGGGGAATCTGTCACCTACGAAGGGACTGGAACTGCCAAACGTTGGGAGAGACTAGAAAGTTACGGTCCAAAGTTTGTGGAGAACATTGTCCAAGCTATCAGTAGAGACATTCTTACTTACTCCTTGATGCAACTGAAAGAGTTTGAAATTGTTGGCCATGTCCATGATGAAGTAATAATCGAATGTCCTATGGAACAAAAACTTGATGAGATTGCATCATTAATGGGAATTGCACCAGACTGGATGTCCGACATTAATCTACGCGCCGACGGATACGAATGCTTATTCTATCAGAAAGATTAG
- a CDS encoding phospholipase D family protein, with the protein MAKVDYSIQRLDDISFADIVKETLCKKHNKAIYYSAFLREDSVLEIRELLEEETDFTAVIGIRNGSTSSQGLRALVDTGVSVFVVDTGSQTTIFHAKSLLLIDEENERAYAVIGSSNFTVGGFHRNIENNVSLELDLTDDSDKKFYDDFLKGYQQLLSFVDAENEDGVNTSNVLKVDNNNLVDDLLSDGRVIDETINRVKISLGKSSIRSKTVKQMKLTPIKKKQNLTKNSKNNDGGIKVNKTSPVLTSTLSGTVSEVWKSKELKERDLTIPSNSRTNSTGSMLMKKGAYDIDQQSYFYNEVFNQLIWSNREGKPTYNYFTEAKFHFIIEGIEYGPYTLTLKYDERTDTKSYQQKQPNVSLSWGEARDIIKNRNLLGKIMTLYKVDGTTDEFLIEITGE; encoded by the coding sequence ATGGCAAAAGTAGATTATTCAATTCAACGTTTAGATGATATAAGTTTTGCAGATATTGTTAAGGAAACACTGTGTAAGAAACATAACAAAGCAATTTATTATTCTGCGTTTCTAAGAGAGGACAGTGTGTTAGAAATACGGGAGTTACTTGAAGAGGAGACTGATTTTACTGCTGTTATTGGTATTAGAAATGGTTCAACTTCATCCCAGGGATTAAGAGCGTTAGTTGATACTGGCGTAAGTGTTTTTGTCGTTGATACGGGTTCGCAAACAACTATTTTTCATGCGAAATCATTGTTATTAATTGATGAAGAAAACGAGAGGGCTTATGCAGTAATTGGTAGTTCTAACTTTACCGTAGGTGGTTTTCATAGGAATATTGAGAATAACGTAAGTTTAGAGTTAGACTTAACCGATGATTCTGATAAAAAATTTTATGATGATTTTCTTAAAGGATATCAACAATTGTTGTCTTTTGTAGATGCTGAAAATGAAGATGGGGTAAACACAAGTAACGTTTTAAAAGTAGATAATAATAATCTTGTGGATGACTTGCTTTCAGATGGACGAGTAATTGACGAAACAATTAATAGGGTAAAAATTAGTTTAGGTAAATCTTCTATTCGTAGTAAGACTGTCAAACAAATGAAACTTACTCCTATTAAGAAAAAGCAAAATTTAACTAAGAATTCAAAAAATAATGATGGAGGTATTAAGGTTAATAAAACAAGTCCTGTTTTAACATCTACATTATCAGGAACAGTAAGTGAAGTATGGAAATCCAAAGAGCTGAAAGAAAGAGATTTAACAATTCCTTCTAATAGTAGAACTAACTCGACAGGTTCTATGCTAATGAAAAAAGGAGCGTATGATATTGATCAGCAGAGCTATTTCTACAATGAAGTGTTTAACCAACTTATTTGGTCGAATCGTGAAGGTAAACCGACATATAATTATTTTACAGAAGCTAAATTTCACTTCATTATAGAAGGAATTGAGTATGGACCATATACATTAACATTGAAATATGATGAGAGAACCGATACGAAGAGTTATCAGCAGAAACAACCGAATGTAAGTTTATCTTGGGGTGAAGCAAGAGATATTATAAAAAATCGTAATCTGTTAGGAAAAATAATGACTCTTTATAAAGTTGATGGAACAACGGATGAGTTCTTAATTGAAATTACTGGTGAATAA
- a CDS encoding class I SAM-dependent methyltransferase: protein MLLKENASIEKLSGRYFTPQLIADFVTKWVLNQETNIKKILEPSVGDGVFLRSLKSENVDKSSSILAIEIDEETSHIAAQLSRFHHISGWHQKNQTEVDGDSLNVVVNDDFYHAYKNGLDKMRFQGILGNPPYIRYQYLTEEQREEQSEILTKNKMKPNKLINAWVSFTVACISCMDSSSRIGLVIPAELLQVKYSEDLRKFLLTELNRCTIVTFDDLVFDDIEQEVVLLLGEKIKGDKEHSIKVVPFKNADDLQEHSLNEFEFMNVDKESNKWTRYFLNNEQIHLINTIKQSNEFVEFSDVAKCEVGITTGNNAYFCINEEIVEKYDLRKYCKPLIARSVNIKGVQFQKEDWEENIESGARTYLLDLSPYEKSEFKDGVNNYIKWGEENSHNTSYKTRIRDEWYKVPSVWSPDIFFLRRNYQFPKVMLNTEEVSAVSTDTMHRVRLKNHADGKRLIVAYYTTVGLLFSELEGRSYGGGVLEILPSEVSKIMLPNIFDAKKVTDAEIDILFNKIDEFIRQNGSDNIEVLINELDNKILVEKIGLEINSVIELRKAWKKLQNRRLSRGRTAQ, encoded by the coding sequence GTGTTATTAAAAGAAAATGCATCAATTGAGAAGTTAAGTGGACGGTATTTTACCCCACAATTAATAGCAGATTTTGTTACAAAGTGGGTTTTGAATCAAGAAACTAATATCAAAAAGATCTTAGAACCGAGCGTAGGTGACGGAGTATTTTTAAGGAGTCTTAAATCTGAAAATGTAGATAAATCTTCTAGTATTCTTGCAATTGAAATAGATGAGGAAACTTCTCATATAGCAGCTCAGTTAAGTAGGTTTCATCATATTTCTGGTTGGCATCAGAAAAATCAAACAGAGGTTGATGGGGACTCATTAAATGTCGTGGTCAATGATGATTTCTATCATGCTTACAAGAATGGATTAGATAAGATGAGATTTCAAGGAATCTTGGGAAATCCTCCTTATATTAGATATCAATACTTAACTGAAGAACAGAGAGAAGAACAAAGTGAGATTTTAACTAAAAACAAAATGAAGCCCAATAAATTAATCAATGCCTGGGTTTCATTTACAGTAGCATGTATTAGTTGTATGGATAGTTCGAGTCGAATTGGGTTAGTCATTCCTGCGGAATTATTACAAGTAAAGTATTCAGAGGATTTGAGGAAATTTTTACTAACAGAACTTAATAGATGTACCATAGTTACATTTGATGATTTAGTGTTTGATGATATAGAGCAAGAAGTGGTTCTTCTTCTTGGTGAAAAAATAAAAGGTGACAAAGAACATTCTATAAAAGTTGTACCTTTTAAAAATGCAGATGATTTACAGGAACATTCATTAAATGAGTTTGAGTTTATGAATGTTGATAAAGAATCTAATAAGTGGACAAGATATTTTCTAAATAACGAACAAATTCACTTAATTAATACCATTAAGCAAAGTAATGAATTTGTTGAATTTTCAGATGTTGCTAAGTGTGAAGTTGGAATTACAACAGGTAATAATGCATACTTCTGTATCAATGAAGAAATTGTGGAAAAATATGACTTAAGAAAGTATTGTAAACCATTAATAGCTAGAAGCGTAAATATTAAGGGAGTCCAATTTCAAAAAGAAGATTGGGAAGAAAATATTGAGTCAGGGGCTAGAACATACTTATTGGATCTCAGTCCATATGAAAAAAGTGAATTTAAAGATGGTGTGAATAATTACATAAAATGGGGAGAAGAAAATAGCCACAATACTTCTTATAAAACGAGAATTCGTGATGAGTGGTACAAAGTCCCTTCGGTGTGGAGTCCAGATATTTTCTTTTTGAGGAGAAATTACCAATTCCCTAAAGTTATGTTGAATACAGAAGAAGTATCTGCGGTAAGCACAGATACAATGCACAGAGTTAGGTTGAAAAATCATGCTGATGGGAAAAGATTAATTGTTGCCTACTATACAACTGTTGGTTTGTTATTTTCAGAGCTTGAGGGGAGAAGTTATGGTGGAGGTGTACTTGAAATATTACCTAGTGAGGTCTCAAAGATAATGCTTCCGAATATTTTTGATGCTAAGAAAGTAACAGATGCTGAGATTGATATACTATTTAATAAAATTGACGAATTTATTCGTCAAAACGGGAGTGATAATATCGAAGTGCTAATAAATGAGTTAGATAATAAAATATTAGTTGAAAAGATTGGTTTAGAGATTAACTCTGTGATAGAACTCAGAAAAGCTTGGAAAAAATTACAAAATCGTAGACTTTCACGAGGAAGAACAGCACAGTAA
- a CDS encoding DUF2326 domain-containing protein, with protein MLKQISCDKFLEKGKIREPIVFHPGLNTVMGSENAANSIGKSTFLLIVDFIFGGSDYVEEAYDIVENVGHHTIKYEFVFDNQSYYFSRSTDNSTTFNKCDSNYTVIKRLDKEAYCHFLKQKYKMNYPFIQFRASISPFIRAWGRETIDNKKPLKAAKDSPDKQGIDTLLRLFNRYSEIEQQKKYIEDAEDRKKVFVAAQKYKFIATVQNKTEYKDNEKRIQELEQEINQLTRESDSGLVDLDSIQAQQLSELRHQLSDAKRQRSSLLSQKRSFEAERNPKRQQFQKDFESLQQFFPNVDIKTISEIESFHQQLTSVLSAEYRESAKTLQNLINLTNSQVNQLEDKISQISNVSNVSQSILEQYAYLQREITQLRDSNESFKQKEKLSDEIRALNNAYNQLMRAILDDIEERLNSRMSTINDKIYNGTKTSPKISLKSAKSYEFYTPQDRGTGSEYKGLILFDIAMLQLTNLPIIGHDSFFLKQIQDEGLEGILQCYLEQKKQVFITFDKEKSYSKKCQEILKQTEVLRLYPNGGELFGSAWNNKISE; from the coding sequence ATGTTAAAACAAATTAGTTGTGATAAATTTTTAGAAAAAGGAAAAATTAGAGAGCCAATCGTATTTCATCCTGGATTAAATACAGTCATGGGTAGCGAAAATGCTGCTAACTCTATTGGTAAGTCTACTTTCCTTCTAATAGTTGATTTTATTTTTGGAGGAAGTGACTATGTCGAAGAAGCCTACGATATTGTTGAAAACGTAGGCCATCATACAATTAAATATGAATTCGTTTTTGATAACCAGTCATACTACTTCTCTCGTTCAACTGATAATTCTACTACCTTCAATAAATGTGACAGTAACTATACGGTTATTAAACGTTTAGATAAGGAAGCATACTGTCACTTTCTAAAGCAAAAATATAAAATGAACTATCCGTTCATTCAGTTTAGAGCCTCCATAAGTCCCTTTATACGTGCTTGGGGCAGAGAAACTATCGATAATAAGAAACCACTAAAAGCTGCAAAAGACTCCCCAGATAAACAGGGTATCGATACACTATTACGTTTGTTCAATAGATATAGTGAAATAGAGCAGCAGAAAAAATATATCGAAGATGCTGAAGATAGAAAGAAAGTCTTTGTGGCTGCTCAAAAATATAAGTTCATTGCTACAGTCCAGAATAAAACTGAATATAAGGACAACGAAAAAAGAATACAAGAACTAGAACAGGAAATAAATCAACTTACCAGAGAAAGTGATAGCGGTTTGGTTGATTTAGACTCTATTCAGGCACAACAATTATCAGAACTTAGACATCAATTATCTGATGCAAAACGCCAGCGCTCTAGCTTATTGTCTCAAAAACGAAGCTTTGAAGCAGAACGCAATCCTAAAAGGCAGCAATTTCAAAAAGATTTTGAATCGCTACAACAATTCTTTCCTAATGTAGACATCAAAACGATTTCTGAAATTGAGTCCTTCCATCAGCAACTTACATCCGTTTTAAGTGCAGAATACAGAGAATCGGCTAAAACATTACAAAACCTTATTAATCTAACTAATTCTCAAGTGAATCAATTAGAGGATAAAATATCCCAAATTAGTAACGTATCAAACGTCTCTCAGTCAATATTGGAACAGTATGCTTATTTACAACGAGAAATCACTCAACTTAGAGATTCCAATGAAAGTTTTAAACAAAAAGAAAAGCTGTCGGATGAAATCCGCGCTTTAAATAATGCCTATAATCAACTAATGAGAGCCATCCTGGATGATATTGAAGAAAGACTCAATTCAAGAATGTCTACCATAAATGATAAAATCTATAATGGTACTAAAACCAGTCCTAAAATATCATTAAAATCAGCAAAATCCTATGAGTTTTACACTCCACAAGATAGGGGAACTGGTTCTGAGTATAAAGGACTTATTCTTTTTGATATAGCTATGCTACAACTTACTAACCTTCCGATTATTGGTCATGACTCATTCTTTCTAAAACAAATTCAAGATGAAGGACTGGAAGGCATCTTACAATGCTATCTTGAACAAAAAAAGCAAGTGTTCATCACTTTTGATAAAGAAAAATCATATTCAAAAAAATGCCAAGAAATTCTAAAACAAACCGAGGTACTTAGGTTATATCCAAATGGAGGAGAGTTATTTGGTAGTGCTTGGAATAATAAAATATCAGAATAG
- a CDS encoding ABC-three component system middle component 7: MKLPNKAVSYKKSILPLFPIILEALRNNDYSPRELYIKLYKKIDSITLFTDAVTCLYALKKIDMNENGMLYYVKTN, from the coding sequence ATGAAATTACCGAATAAAGCAGTTTCTTATAAGAAAAGCATATTGCCTCTCTTTCCCATCATCTTAGAAGCACTACGAAATAATGATTATTCTCCAAGAGAACTCTATATAAAACTCTATAAAAAAATAGACAGTATCACGCTATTTACTGATGCAGTGACCTGTCTATATGCTCTTAAGAAAATCGATATGAATGAAAACGGGATGCTGTATTATGTTAAAACAAATTAG
- a CDS encoding DUF2800 domain-containing protein, translated as MTNHAILSASASHRWLNCPPSVRLTEELPGTTSEFALEGTDAHELCAYLVEKALGRNARDPTEDLAFYNDEMQNCAEEYRNYVMEQVEKAKGYSRDPTVLIEQRLDFSKWVPDGFGTGDCLIVADGLLQVIDYKHGLGVLVDAVHNPQMMCYALGALEMFDGLYDFDKVTMTIFQPRKHNISTFEMEKAELLEWAENVLAPKAELAFKGEGEIQSGKHCQFCKLKNVCRKRAEDNLALAKMEFADPASLDNEDIADILPKLDLLISWANDIKAYALNQATDGHPIPGYKLVEGRSVRKFSNESAVSQAVIEAGYDPYEKKLLTITAMTKLLGKKTFNDLLGGLVIKPSGKPTLVPIDDGRQEMNLAKNEFKED; from the coding sequence ATGACTAACCACGCCATTCTATCCGCATCTGCATCACATCGTTGGTTGAACTGCCCACCATCTGTTCGCCTAACAGAGGAACTACCAGGCACAACATCTGAGTTTGCTCTTGAAGGTACTGATGCTCACGAGTTGTGTGCTTATCTAGTCGAGAAAGCTTTAGGGAGGAATGCGCGTGATCCAACTGAGGATTTAGCATTTTACAACGATGAAATGCAGAATTGCGCAGAAGAATACCGCAACTATGTCATGGAACAAGTTGAGAAAGCCAAAGGCTACTCTCGTGACCCCACAGTTCTTATCGAACAACGACTTGACTTTTCCAAATGGGTGCCTGATGGCTTTGGAACTGGGGATTGCCTCATCGTAGCAGACGGACTTCTTCAGGTAATTGACTACAAGCACGGGCTTGGTGTTCTAGTTGATGCAGTCCATAACCCACAAATGATGTGTTATGCACTTGGAGCACTTGAGATGTTTGATGGACTTTATGATTTCGATAAAGTTACCATGACAATCTTTCAACCACGAAAACATAACATTTCTACCTTTGAGATGGAAAAAGCTGAGTTGCTTGAATGGGCTGAAAACGTACTCGCTCCAAAAGCTGAACTTGCATTCAAAGGTGAGGGGGAGATACAATCTGGTAAACACTGCCAATTCTGTAAACTCAAGAATGTCTGTCGAAAGCGTGCTGAGGATAATTTGGCACTAGCCAAGATGGAGTTTGCGGATCCAGCTTCCCTTGATAACGAGGATATCGCTGATATTTTGCCTAAACTAGATTTGTTGATTTCATGGGCAAACGACATCAAAGCTTATGCTTTAAATCAAGCAACAGATGGACATCCTATCCCAGGATACAAACTGGTTGAAGGTCGCTCTGTTCGTAAATTCTCAAATGAGTCAGCCGTTAGCCAAGCAGTGATTGAAGCAGGCTATGACCCTTATGAGAAGAAACTGCTCACTATCACTGCCATGACTAAGTTACTTGGCAAGAAAACTTTTAACGACCTACTTGGTGGTCTCGTAATAAAACCAAGTGGTAAACCAACACTCGTTCCAATTGACGATGGCCGTCAAGAGATGAACCTTGCAAAAAATGAATTTAAAGAGGATTAA
- a CDS encoding DUF2815 family protein, with product MTTKVITGPNTRFSYLNANEPKSINGSTPKYSASLIIPKEDTVTINKIKAAIEQAYKEGESKLKGNGKSVPALSTLKTPLRDGDLERPDDEAYKNAYFVNANSPHKPGVVDGNRQEIIDTSELYSGIYGRASITFYAFNSNGNKGIACGLNNLQKLRDGEPLGGRTRAEDDFATEDDDDFLN from the coding sequence ATGACAACTAAAGTAATAACAGGACCAAACACTCGCTTCAGCTACTTAAATGCCAACGAACCAAAATCTATCAATGGTAGCACTCCCAAGTATAGTGCCTCTCTCATCATCCCAAAAGAGGATACCGTCACCATTAACAAAATCAAGGCTGCTATTGAACAAGCCTATAAAGAAGGTGAGTCAAAGTTAAAGGGCAACGGTAAATCTGTACCTGCTCTATCTACTCTGAAAACTCCCCTACGTGACGGTGACCTTGAACGCCCTGATGATGAAGCATACAAAAATGCATACTTTGTAAATGCCAACTCACCTCACAAACCTGGTGTAGTTGATGGTAATCGTCAAGAAATCATTGATACCTCAGAATTGTACTCTGGTATCTATGGTCGTGCTTCAATCACCTTCTACGCATTTAATTCCAATGGTAATAAAGGTATTGCTTGCGGTTTGAATAACTTGCAAAAATTGCGTGATGGCGAGCCACTCGGTGGTCGTACTCGTGCTGAGGATGATTTTGCGACTGAAGATGATGATGACTTTTTGAACTAG